TGTAGTGAGTGGTCGCGGTCGTTTACACAACTTAGAACGCTTACttgaaaaaattttcatGTTGAATAGCTTTTAGAAATAGCTACTAAAAGCTGACACGCAATGTGAATAGTATAACTAGCTTAAAATGTAGCAGAATGCCAACTGCCTCACAATGATTAAGATTCATGAATAGCTTAGTTATTATTTGCTTATTTCAACTCACTCTTTCGAGGCTATAGTGCTGAGACAGCATTAATTCGTAGTTTAAAAGTAACATCGTGACAAAATGTCAACCACAGGGCAAATGCCGGTAATGCAGACCATTATTATAAAAGTAGGAAACGATTTTTGGCCTCTATTATTGGAATTGTAGTGTTCGGAGTTTTTAAGGCTTCTATAGCTTTTGCAAATAACCTTGTTGTATTAATCTTTCTACATCAGTTTGCCTGACGAAGAACTGCGAATCCTTTATCAGATTGAACACCCCATACTCAGTTTGAATCTCACCTGCATCCTTCAATACCCTCACATCAATGAAGACGTCGCTTGGAGGCGAAAGACTGCCAGATAAATCTATATCCACGAGATCGCCTGTTTTCATATCAGATATCAGCTGAGAGTATTCCATTATATATTCCTGTTCTGGATGGGAAAGATTACTACTGCTATGATTTGTACTACCCATAGAGCTGAGCATTTCCATCCCATTATTATCCCAAACTATCGAATCCAATATGTCACTTCTTGTTTTCTCGTAGGCCAGAAGACATCTCTTATTCCTTTCAATACAAAGCATGGTAACAAAATATTGACACTTGAATAGTTTTCCACTTTCAGTTTGCTCTTTTAGATACTCGGCGTTACGCTGTAGATGAGCTACCTCCTTTAATATCGAACGTACCATTTCTTCTTGATACATGGGTAATTGAGCAGGGGAGCTGGAGCTCATGAGCTGCTGCGTTCTTTTGGCTTCCCGAATTAACTTATTACCCAAATCACCATACATATCTCTCTAGTTTAATCGGGTACTCAAAACTGTTGAGTAGTAGTGGCCTTTGTAGGTATTCTAATATTTTCAAACGCGTAAAAACTGATTCTGTTTGTTTGAGTTAACGATAACGAAAGACCTGGAGGCTTGAATGGGCTGGAATCATGCCTAAGCGCGTATATGGCAAGTTCAGGAAGCTGAGCAATGTACTGAATACCGTTTCAGATCATGATATTAAGGATGACAGTTGGTTCAGTGATGATGACGAGAACACGGACAGGCTGATTAGTGACGACACAACAAAAGTCAATGTTACTCCCGAACTAGATCTCCAAGGAAGTGAACCAGGTTTTTCAGAAGCTAAGAGTGGAAGTACTAAATTGGTGTGCGATGATGTGGTTTGGGAGTTCTTGGAGAAACCATCGCCTGTAAGGAAGAGACCACGCAGAATTGCTACAGTGGAAAATGACGATAGCTCAGATACGTTAATGAACCAGGGCTATAAAAAAGCATTAAATACTGTGCGAGATATACTAGGCTCGATAAAACCGTCTCAGGGACTTGTGCTGGATATGGAAGCTTTGAGAGGTGATGTGGATGAGCAGGAGGAGGACACAGGGTGCGTGAAATACGGAAGGACAAGAACTATACTTGTGAAAAAACATGAGTCTtcagatgatgatgaggaagGCTCTGGCAATGGAGctgttgatgaagaagggGACAAAGATGATCCGGAATCAGGCAATATGGTATCACAGCACTTTAATCAGCTGAAGGCGATGGGTGGGAATCTGAAATACCAAAACGACTTAGACTTTATTCTACACGGCGATGCCTCAATTACTCCAGGAAAAAGAAGGACAGAAATGTTGCGTCTTTGCCTTGATATAACAGCTAATGATAAGTTACGCCAACATATAATAAAATATTACCATTACGATGTTTGGAAATGGTGTATTAGAGTTCTAGATCCCAAAGATCTCGTAACGAGTTTTCTACAATGCTTCATCATGGATAAAATTCCGTTACCTACTAATGACAAGACATGGTCAATGGTGTCCATCTCCGAATTTATTTTACAATTGGTAACGGACGCTTTGACGACGCCGAAAATAAAAGGTTCAAGGTTGGTTAAACATAATTATAAAGACTTCTTAGGTGCTATAGAATGTGATACGCCGTCTCAATTCGCAATTCATATATGGGATAAGTATATTCCACCAATGACTGACGATCCAAAAGTGATTCCATTACTGTTACATAGACTAGGCGACCGTGATCCAAAGACTATTTCGCCTTTGCTGTCGCTATTGGAGAGGCATCTTCCTGCAATAGAAAGCACCCAAGATGCTTTTGAAGGCAACTACTCCAAGTTATTTCAGCTATTGATACCATTATGGCCAGACTGGCGTCAGAATGAGTATTATGTAAAGTGCTTCATTAAGTTGACTAACAGTTCTCATTTACTGGCAAAGGTTGAGAATAAAAGCATGCTACTGCAGCAATCGATCTGTTATATAAATGAAAGGCAAAGCACTCTTTGGACTCACACAGACCCGTCCTGCATTGACATTGTGATCCTCCACCTAGGACTGTGCCTCAATCTAATTGTTGAAATCACATCGATAATAACCGACACCGAACTACAAAGCATGAAAAGCATATTCAAGGAGATTTCTCAACGGATAGCAGACGGTCAAATGTCGTTCATGGCGAATTTGTTCCTGCTCATTTTTGCATACAGTGTTCATAAGAAAGACCTGGAACTGAACGCTACAGAGCATAAATATCTTATCTCAAAACTAAAAGCTTTCTCAATGGATGTCAACTCTTACAATGAAAGCATTTTCGAACGCACTAATTACATTCTGGAACAACTTCAATTAACCGAAACAATTAAATAGAGCTAAACCACACAAAAAGTAACTTTTTAAGTCTATGTGCCTCAAAAGTTTAATGGGTTATGGGGCTCTTCTAAATATTTCCCAAGTTTCCGACTCTGAGTTTCTCTTAAATACAATTCGATCATGAAGTCTACAAGGTCTTCCTTGCCAAAACTCAATTTCTAAAGGTATAACCCTTAAACCGCCCCAGTACTCAGGACATGGAATATCCTCAACGCCCTGAAACCTTTTCTCATTCTCATTAACCCTGCTATCCAATTCTGCCCGATTTTCTATACGCTGTGACTGGGGCGACGACCATGCCCCAATCTTCGAGCCACGAACTCTGGTCTTGAAGTAGTGCTCAGAGACATCTCTCGTTACATATTCAGTAAAACCTTCTATCCTTACCTGCCTTTGCAAAGATTTCCAGAAGAAGGTTATAGCTGCATTGGGATTACTATTAATATCGCGAGCCTTCTTTGACGTACTCCAGTTAGAAAAGACTATAAAGCCCCGAGAGTCTAATTCCTTGAACAGAACTACTCTTGAGGATACCCTACCGCTTGGTAATTCTGCTGTAGCAAAGTTGACGGCTTCAGGCATACTCTCTTCAGGGTCATTTTTTGCCTCTTCAAACCACTTAGTGAACTGTTCCAGCGGGTCTTTTGAGATATCTTCCATATGTAAAGCAAACTTGTCATATTGGAATGTTTCAGGCGCAAAGATAATGGGATTATTGGAAGTCATCGATGATTGCGAAGGTACTTAATAAGAATGCAATATCATAATGGTTATTTCTTCCAATGAGTACAAGCTGTAAAAACTCTAAAATAGACATAATTGAGACGTTAGTAATGATGATATCAAATGACCCATCTTTATATAGAAATGGTTTATAAGGACGGCTGCTGCACCCGCTTGATATTAATGGCGGTTTCGAGATACAACACAAGATGCTGAGCAGCATACTAGTCTCCAATTGTACACAAAACCTTAGATGGTTTACCCGCAGCTTTAGATAGTCATTTAGTAACAGTGCTACGACACGGATTTACATAATGGTATAGTCAAGATTAACTTTAATAATAGTGTAATCAATACATAATGGTATTGATTCTAGATTGAAAGTTTTCCAAAAATTGTGTCCTAGAAGAGAACATACAAATCGCGCTTAGTAGTTGCCCCAAGATGAGGTAACTACCTGATAAAGTATTAATCAAGCTGGTAAGCTCAATCTCTCCCCCGGAGATAGAACAGTCTGTAGCCCTTTGTCGGTGAATGGTTTATTCACTACAGGATATGAAAAACCAATAAAAAGTATCCAGTTGAGGTTGCTAACAGGAGAATTACAGTCTTCAGGCCAAGTCACAGAAGGACTTGCAATACATCCGCAGGTTCACCGAGGTCAACCTGTTAGCTTTAAGGATTAACGATGGCCTAGGCTTTTCTCGCAGGCTCTTAACCCGATCTAGCTGGCCAAAAGTTCCAATAGAGTTCCTTTTTATAGACCAAATCCCAATAAGCTGTTAAGGATGCTGAAAATGCCAGAGAACTTCAGATAGGATAAGTAACCCTTAGACTGCCTGCCAACATCTACTTCCAGTGATTACCTCCAGCATTCTAAAATCGCAGAttcagcggtgtggtgtatgggtctttcagcggACTTGCTCACTTAATCAAGAACCTAGCTCAGTAGAGTCTAGGATAACTCTCTCCCTGCAGATGGTGATCCTTAGAGATTAAGCACTTGTTTAAAGTGAACAAGATGCAATTCCGACCTTAGGATTACAGACCTTGCCACGAGAAGGCGTTCTAATGCCTGAATGTAACTTGTAGAGGTGAAAATTCTCTagtaaaaaaaaataacTTAAACTTCCGGGGGCCTCCCGTTCCATAGTGTTCGACGGGTCAATAAAGTACAATACAGACATGCTACCATTGAAATTCAGGTAGACTGTTTCTCTCCATTATCAATTCCCTCCTCTACTGCTTCTTGAGTAGTATTAACATCTATATCTTGTAGGGATGAGTTTAGAGCATCAGTACCGTTGGGAGCGCTACCAGTAACCAAACCATCGTAAAATACTTTCCATAATTCAGATACACTTTCCATCTCCTTTCCAACTGCAATGGAATTTTCAAGCGATATATTGAGCCCATTTAGATTATTTAAGATCGAGTCCATTGTTTCATTGATCTCCCTAATAAGCAGCTCTCGCTGTTCTACAAAATATTTATCTGAAGCAGACACATCTGTACCAGGCGCATCTTTAGGCATTCTAACGAAGTTAAGATTAGCTCTCTCTTTCTGCATCGCCAGGTTGACCTATTGAATGTCCCATTATATCGTTGATATTATGGAGAGCATTTGTTATGATGACGTCACGTACATAGTGACCACATACCAGTGTTTCATGTCGAAGCCGGTTAGCATATAAATGGCGAACTTGAGTCCGTGGCTAGTCTGTTGATGTTTAGAATTCCTTCAATAGTCGTTTAATCGATATAGCTGTGCGCCTGCCCGGTGCGTTAAATTGTTGGTGGTGAAGCCCTAATCGGCGTAACTTTTTATTATGTAACTATGGCctataaaaaaatttaaaTACTAGTTAATACATTGCAGCTACAGTTTACTTTTACTTCAAAATAATAAACATCACCAGTATCATTGGCTGTCTGTCTTTCACCAACAGACGGACGGTCTCTCTAAGCTGGGAGAATGGAATTTCGATACTAATCGAGAAGAATAACTTAAGTTCTGTTGCTCTTGGAAGTATCTACCCAGAGTTACACTAATGTTGTTCATAAATTAATGTATTGTAGCGTAAATATTTGTTTTCTTGCTTATTGAATGTAATGAAAAGGATCAGAAGCGTTTGACTTGTGCTAACTAATTAGTAGATAAATTATACAAAAACAATTACAACCGTTTTCATTATCCGAAACATTATAATGAAGGTAAACCAACTATGCTGAATCACAAACCTTTATTACAGATTAAAAACCAAACTTAACAAATATAATGAAATCCACTCTGCGTTTGTTTGATTGGAGTTAGTAATTACTCACTGACATCATCGTCACCGTAAACCGGCTCAACATCGAAAATTAACTCGTATTTGCGCCATTTCTTCCGTAACTCATCACTAGGGTCATTAAACCTCGACtcattttctttttcaaaCTCATCAACCCACTCCCACGCTGTTTGGAATTCAGAAACGGAATCCAAGTACTCCATTAGTTCGTCATCTTCGTAAACCAAAGGATGATCACTTGTTAGGTGGTTCCAAATTACTAACAAATAAAACTTGAGCGATTTTAAACCACGCAAGAAACCCCTATCTTCAAGTTCTGGGTTCTTTGGACGGATTTTGAAGGTATCTATTGATGTGTCCATATCTTTTTTTGTTACACAGCGTGCGAAGTCTATCAAGTTTAGTTTTACTTTGCACCTTTTGCTGCATGAGTTATTACCGTCGTACATCAACAGTAAAGATGCTCCATACATACGATAAGACTTCAATTGAGCTGCTTCGTTGTGTAATGTATCCAATTGCTTAATCAGAAAGGGTATTTGTTTCAATATGCTTCTGTTGGACATGCCATCGTATAAAAACCTTGCAAGTATACGCACAAATTGCCAGCCTATTTTCACGCGACGACCAAAATACTTGTCTCTTGTAATGTAATAATCTTTGTTCCAAATCTTTAGCCCACAAATGCGAACACCTAATTTACGAGAAGTTGTATTTCTACACTTTTCTCGCTGTGATAATTGTTTTGATCTTTTTGCATCCACGCCATATTGGCGGGTACCCATTTTTAAGTCTAGCACACATGGCTTATTTAATTTCCTAGTCAAATCCTCTAGTAAAATGAACTTAGAAACTACCGTGTGGGACTGTTCTTCATATGAAATAGATTCATGCGCGGTATGCTGTGGCCGTGACTTCGGTGAGTTTGCTACAGATAGCGCAGATGAATCATCGTCTTCTGCAAACAACTCTGATTTGTCCGCACATATTCCTTGCTTAATTTCCCGTAGATCAACCAAAGAGTTACGAGAGTCTTGCCTTTTCTTGCGCGAGGAATGCTGAGCAGCAGACGATGAGGTAGAAGATGATCTTGATTGCTTATTCGCTGGTACGTTCGTTAAACAGTCGCTTGATTGTATCCTAATTTTGCCGCCGTTATCATTTGGATTACTGCTATGACGCATATGATGGATTATTTGGCGAAATTGAGAGCGACCGGTATGTTGCAAATTTTGCTGAGACTTAGAAGCTACCGTTGGTTGACCGAAGACCTCTTCGATGACTAATTCTTTCAATCTAGTGTTAACAAGCGTAGATCCTGTTTCATTAGGTGCAAGCAGGGGCAAATTTCCACTCCCACGTGCCTTGGTCAATAAATTGCTTCCACTGTTATGTCTCGAGTTGAGCAATGAATCTTCGCTTGGTACTGAAGAAGGCGAATGGGAATACCTACACCACAGGGAATCTGGAATGATATGCTTATTATCATCAAGGCATACTTCCGGTAACGGTGTTTCTTCCACAATTTGCGGAGATGAAATTTGCTCAATAGGATCGATCTCAGGCGATAGAACTCTATCCAAATGGTTATGTCGCAAAGTTTCATCAATCGCTTCTGGACTAGCAATCGTATTGTATAACTTAGTCTTCTTTGCTGACAAGTGATTTAAAAATTCTTCTTTTGAATTAAAGTGCTGTCTTACATTCAAGACACCAATATAACGAGGCATAAACTGTAGTAGACCAGGATGCTTTAGTTCTATTGTTTCATACCAACTATTCTCCCGGTTCACAAGGGCTTTACAAACAGCGCGTTCGCTGAATCGAAATATCGCTGTGTGCCCACCAACATTATCGGTAAATGGCTGTAACTCTACTTTTAGAGGAAATTCTTGAGTTTCATCAGAGGATAAAGCGttatcttcatcttcagagTCCACAACTGCGGAATAATTAGACTGTGATGCAAGTGAGATATCAGTAGGTACACCCTCAGTAGCCTCGGACTGCACTGACTGCTGCGATTGAGGAAGCAGAGATTCCGAATGCAACGAATGAAGTGCAGAAAGTTGTTCATCTTTCAGCTTGTGCGGATAATAAATGGCCGAAGATATCGGCTTCGAAACCGATTCTCTAAACACCAAAGGAGTCGGCTCGTCATCCGTATAAAGTTCTAAATCTTGTTGCTCAACTGACTCCACAGGATAACCCGTACCAGGTTTGCAGATTCGAACATCACCTACTTCCTCACACTCCGCTAGTAGTGCTAGCTCATTTTCAcgcttcttctttttcttcttcttcttcaacagtTCCTCCGCATTCGATTTCTCCTCCCCATCAGACCCATCAGACTGCTTCTTACCTGTTATTCCATCAATCGGGGGTGAATTATCAAAAATACCCAAAAATGTGCTCGCCTTCCTCCCATGTAAAACTCTATGACCTTGAACTTCATCAGTAGATTCAGCAAGCCCATTATGCTCCTTCCCAGCAACTACAGTATCCCGTACTGTTTCCTGCTGCTCTTTAAAATTCATGATATATGATCACCCAATTTAGTTTTATAATTCTAATAAATGAATGCTTTTATGCTATGCCAATCCTGTCAGCACTAATGCTCCCACAACAAAGTCACACACAAAGGAAATAATAGCCGAGTCAATTTACAACGAACATATACTTCTCAAAACTACTCGATGTAAACCGCTAATTCCTCTCCTATCCGTCACTGACGTGCTTGACCCCTTCTCAGGAAATAAGCTATGCATAAATACAGACGTTTTATGGCTTATCATTCATATATGATTGATAACTTATGGCATCTTGTTGACGTTGGTCATTTTTCTGAAGCCCATTCCACGGgaaaaagaaaagaaaacGTACGACAAGCATGAAAGAACATGAACACAGGACGTAACTACGTAATATTAGCCCGGGTTTACTCGATCCTCGGCATGTAGTACCAGTGCCGCCATTGCGATGGTATGCGGGTGACCTAGGTCTTTATaagcagcaacagcagcatTTGTAGCCGAGACGGAGAACTTTGCGACCATGTCACGTGATTAATGCGAAAAAGTAGCGGTATAGACGTACTCCGGGATGATTAATGGCGCGTGGATCGTCATGTAGAGAAACGTGGGTGGGATCAGCAAGTACGGAGCTGCAATGCAAAATTTGAGGGTTGCGTACTAGGTAACAGTACCGATCAGGTGATCGCCCAGGGGCCACGTGTAGCGTTGACGTTTCGATACCACCATAACAAGCTCGCGTGGCGTAATGGCAACGCGTCTGACTTCTAATCAGAAGATTGTGGGTTCGACCCCCACCGTGAGTGGTTTATTTTTTGCAGAGATTTTGCAAATTTCAACGATCAAACGGCCATGGCACGTGACCACAAGCCAATCAGCGAGCGATATTTGGAGGAACCTGTGCACCGCACTATGTGTCCTTCGAGGAAAGCTTCACGCCCATAATACCGAGGTTTTCAATGTAACGTCCTTTATGAATACTGCTGGAAGAAGAGATCGAGGCTATTCACGAAACCAAGGATTTGCATATAATGTTTGCTAGTGTTAGGGGTGCATCCATTGCCACTGTGCGTGGGCTGCAGAGAAACTATGCCACTTTGAGAGAAATTGAAACAAGGTTGAAGTCTATTAAGAACATTGAAAAGATTACCAAAACAATGAAGGTTGTTGCTTCTACCAGATTGTCAAAGGCTGATAGGGCTAAGCAAACTGCCAGAAAGTACTCCGAAGCGGACACTGATTTTTACAAGCATGCTGCTACTACTTTCGATGCTGCTCAGGAGAAAAGTTTGATTATTGCAATCACCTCTGATAAAGGTTTGTGTGGTTCTATTCACTCTCAATTGGCCAAGAGCGTCAGAGCGCAATTAGCAAAGACCCCTGAAGCCGATCTTATTACCATTGGTGACAAGGTTAAGAACCAACTTCTCAGATCAAATCCACAGAACTTGAAGATGTCTTTCAATGGTATTGGTAAGGAAGCTCCAAACTTTGAAGAGTCTGCATTGATTGCAGACAAAATCTTGCAATTCGGTGCTGGAAAATACTCCAAGGTCACGGTTTTCTACAACCGTCCAATTTCTTCTTTGTCCTTTGAGCCTTCCCAAAAGACTGTATACAATCCTCAAGCCATTGAGAGCTCTCCTTCTATCTCTAAGTATGAAATTGATGGTGATGCAGGTGTTTCTCAAGACTTGTTTGAATTCACTTTGGCTAACCAGATCTTGTCTGCTATGGCCGATGGTTATTCCGCTGAAATCTCTGCCAGAAGAAATGCGATGGATAACGCTTCCAAGAACGCTGGTGAGATGATTAACAAGAACTCCATTCTATACAACAGAACCAGACAAGCTGTCATCACCAACGAATTGGTAGATATCATTACTGGTGCATCATCCTTGGACTGAGAATGAAGCGCTTTACCTGCCTTCAAATTTTCCAATTCATTTCATGTGTCCATTTGGCGCAGTATCTAACGAATTTTCCACTTCACACACATAAAATCGTACCTTAGACTAGCGCAGAAAAGTGGATGTGCGAGAGGGTTCACCTGCGCTGCCTGATAAAGTATATAACACATGTTTCAGACTATCTACTATATACTTAATGATCTACATTCTTTGTTAAGATGTGATGTTTTTTCCTTTACTGTGTACCTAGTTTTAGCATTGTGTGGGAGCTTGACAAAGTTGAAACAAAACTAATACCAACATGAATAGTTCATGTTCAGTGTTCGTTTCGTAACTTCAACTCATGAAGGACCACTAAATGTATAAATATGCAGCTAGAAAACCTCTAGCTGTACCCCTTGTGGCTTCCATGTAGAAGTAACAGCTATTACTACTCAACGTCAGATATAAAATGTTTGGAATAACGTTTTTCGTTTTAAAAAGAATGCCAAGGGTCTTCACCCTGATGTTCAGTTTTATAACTGTCTTTCTAACCGTCTTCCTGCTGCTTGGATGCCATGACCCTGCACAACACTCCACATATGTCACAAGGTATCAGTTTAATAAGGCATCACCTTTATATCCGGTGATCCAAAACTCATTCGCTGCAGACAATGCAACTAAAGGATTAGAGAAAGTAAGAGTCTATGTGGGGTATCTTGGAGTATGTGTGAGAGACATACCGCCCGCATATTCGTCAGAATCTATTGCGTGTTTTGGTCGAAAGAACTTCACCTCATCGCCCCTTTACGACGCCTTAAACATCAAGGTCTTCAATATTCCATCCGCTAAGAGTGAGGACTCTAAAAACACTCAATTGAACATGTTAGAATTAGCACATATTCAAGTCGCCGACGTAATGCAACCATATTTGCTTAGCGCATGTACTATACTTACCCTACTCATGTTTTTTATGATCGTGTACGTCCTCATCCCAATGCTCCCTAGTAAGCGCGTTTTCCACATTGGACTTGTTGCAATTACTCCAGTACTCGTCATTCTATTCTCAGCTAGCTCAATTTGGACCCACGTTGCTAGCACGTCTGCTAAGCGATTAATTCCACAGGCCAGTATGGACATTATTGCCATATCGAAGGGAAAAAAGGCCTCATCTATGACATGGCTGTCTTGCATACTCATTATATTAAATTGCATAATACTTTGGGCTGTATATATTAAAGATAGAAGGAATGAGGACGATGAACCTCCTCAGAGGGCTGAGTACAATAAGTATTCTCGCAATGACTATGGGAGATATCCAAGCGACGGCTCTACGATCGAATCTAAGCGCTAAATGACAGTAAGTCACAAGAAGACATACTAGCAAGATTAATAAAGACTTTACGGAGGTCCAGTGACCCAATATTCATCCCATTATACGCATTTATTATAATTATATGATTTTATGCTATCGTTAAAAATTACTTAAGTCATGTTCGCGTTTGCAACTTCATAGATTTAGAAACTTTCTATTATTTACGTCCCCCTCAAAATAATAAACACAACACCAACGATTAACAAGTGAGCTGGTAGTATTGATAAGGACGAAATGGGAAGTGAGGTTCCTGGAAAGTTATTTTATGTGCGCTCGTTTATTATTCGCGGTGCTGCACTATTACGGCAGTTAGTTGTGTTAGTTTTTTCTGCAACGCTTACTCCCCTGATATATTTGTTCGATATATTGGATCAAAAGCACAGAATTAGAGATGATTGGTACATTATAAAGTATTTTCTATGTCAGGTGTTAATTTATCTATGGCAATTAACTAATGGCAAGTTCCAAAATTGGTACCTATTTGAGAAGCAGGCATTTAAATATGGTCAATACCCGTGCATTAGTTATACGAGGCCCTTGGCAACGAAAGGTGAGTTTAAAGTGGAAATGTATACATACAGGGAGACATATGACATAGTTTTAAAACTCTCTAATGTACTTTTTAATGATTATGGTGTACGGCCAGGGGATCACATTGCATTGGATTATACAAATAAGCCTATGTTTATTTTTCTATGGCTTGCCTTATGGAATTTGGGAGCTACTCCAGCTTTCATCAATTATAACCAGCTAGGACAACCATTGGTTCACTCTATTAAGATTACAAATGTCAAGCAGGTTTTCATTGATCCTCAGGCCAGTGGTCCAATAAAGAAGACTGAAGATGATATTAAGAAGGAGGTTCCAGAGATTCAGTTGCATTACATAGACGAAGACAGTTTACTAAAATTAATAACAAGTGAGAAGACTCCTACTTTACGAATGGAAAACAAATTGAGATCGCCAACCGGGTTGAGCGACTTTGACGCAGCAATGCTAATTTATACATCTGGCACGACTGGCTTACCTAAATCTGCGATCATTTCATGGAGAAAGGCTTCTATAGGATGTACATTGTTCGGCCATATAATGAGAATTAAACCAAACAGTGTGGTACTCACAGCGATGCCATTATATCATTCAACAGCTGCACTCCTTGGTGCATGTGCCGCGATATCTCAAGGTGGGTGTGTTGCCATTTCGAACAAATTTTCTGTGAGCACATTCTGGAAGGAAGCTTATTTAACAAAGACCACGCATATACAGTATGTTGGGGAAGTTTGCAGATATTTATTGAATTCCCCTAAGTCTGAATATGAAGATAAACACCGCGTTAAAGTTGCATATGGTAACGGATTACGCCCTGGGATATGGATGGAGTTTAAGCGCAGGTTCAATATTGATGTGATAGGGGAGTTTTATGCTTCTACAGAAGCACCTTTTGCAACAACTTCATTCCAGCGTGGCGATTTCGGTGTTGGAGCTTGCAGGAACTATGGTACTATTATAAATTGGTTTTTGGCGTGTGAACAAACTTTAGTTAAGATGGATGCCGAAGATGATTCCGTTGTATATAGGGATCCAAATGGTTTATGTAAAATGGCTGATGTTGACCAACCTGGTGAATTATTGATGAGGATATTTATGTCTAAAAAGCCAGAAACCTCGTTCCAAGGCTATCTAGGTAACAAGAAAGCTACTGAGTCTAAGGTTTTGCGCAATGTTTTCCGCAAGGGCGATGCATGGTATAGGTCTGGGGACCTTTTGAAAGCGGACAAAGACGGATTATGGTATTTTGTTGATAGATTAGGAGACTCATTTAGATGGAAGTCCGAAAATGTGTCCGCTACAGAAGTTGAAAATCAAATCCTAAAGTTTAGCAAGGACGTGTTTGAATGTGTTATTGTTTTGGGTATGAAAATACCGCAGCATGAGGGAAAAGCAGGTTTCGCAGTTATTCAGTTAAAGGATGACTTTCAATCCATCAATCGCGTAGAATTGCTTAATGAGCTATTAGAGCACTTGAACAACGCGCTACCAAAGTACGCTTTGCCAATATTTGTGAAGTTTGTCCCCCATATTGAGACTACTCACAACCACAAGCTTCCTAAGAAAGAGTATAAGAACCAGAAATTCCCGTCTGGGGAATCAGGGGATGAGACCATATATTGGTTAAAAGAGTACAAAGAATATAAGGTTTTGGAGCAGAGCGACTGGGATCTAA
This window of the Eremothecium sinecaudum strain ATCC 58844 chromosome VII, complete sequence genome carries:
- the KCS1 gene encoding inositol polyphosphate kinase KCS1 (Syntenic homolog of Ashbya gossypii AAR184W; Syntenic homolog of Saccharomyces cerevisiae YDR017C (KCS1)), with product MNFKEQQETVRDTVVAGKEHNGLAESTDEVQGHRVLHGRKASTFLGIFDNSPPIDGITGKKQSDGSDGEEKSNAEELLKKKKKKKKRENELALLAECEEVGDVRICKPGTGYPVESVEQQDLELYTDDEPTPLVFRESVSKPISSAIYYPHKLKDEQLSALHSLHSESLLPQSQQSVQSEATEGVPTDISLASQSNYSAVVDSEDEDNALSSDETQEFPLKVELQPFTDNVGGHTAIFRFSERAVCKALVNRENSWYETIELKHPGLLQFMPRYIGVLNVRQHFNSKEEFLNHLSAKKTKLYNTIASPEAIDETLRHNHLDRVLSPEIDPIEQISSPQIVEETPLPEVCLDDNKHIIPDSLWCRYSHSPSSVPSEDSLLNSRHNSGSNLLTKARGSGNLPLLAPNETGSTLVNTRLKELVIEEVFGQPTVASKSQQNLQHTGRSQFRQIIHHMRHSSNPNDNGGKIRIQSSDCLTNVPANKQSRSSSTSSSAAQHSSRKKRQDSRNSLVDLREIKQGICADKSELFAEDDDSSALSVANSPKSRPQHTAHESISYEEQSHTVVSKFILLEDLTRKLNKPCVLDLKMGTRQYGVDAKRSKQLSQREKCRNTTSRKLGVRICGLKIWNKDYYITRDKYFGRRVKIGWQFVRILARFLYDGMSNRSILKQIPFLIKQLDTLHNEAAQLKSYRMYGASLLLMYDGNNSCSKRCKVKLNLIDFARCVTKKDMDTSIDTFKIRPKNPELEDRGFLRGLKSLKFYLLVIWNHLTSDHPLVYEDDELMEYLDSVSEFQTAWEWVDEFEKENESRFNDPSDELRKKWRKYELIFDVEPVYGDDDVSE
- the ATP3 gene encoding F1F0 ATP synthase subunit gamma (Syntenic homolog of Ashbya gossypii ACL176W; Syntenic homolog of Saccharomyces cerevisiae YBR039W (ATP3)), which translates into the protein MFASVRGASIATVRGLQRNYATLREIETRLKSIKNIEKITKTMKVVASTRLSKADRAKQTARKYSEADTDFYKHAATTFDAAQEKSLIIAITSDKGLCGSIHSQLAKSVRAQLAKTPEADLITIGDKVKNQLLRSNPQNLKMSFNGIGKEAPNFEESALIADKILQFGAGKYSKVTVFYNRPISSLSFEPSQKTVYNPQAIESSPSISKYEIDGDAGVSQDLFEFTLANQILSAMADGYSAEISARRNAMDNASKNAGEMINKNSILYNRTRQAVITNELVDIITGASSLD
- the FIG1 gene encoding Fig1p (Syntenic homolog of Ashbya gossypii ACL175W; Syntenic homolog of Saccharomyces cerevisiae YBR040W (FIG1)), with translation MFGITFFVLKRMPRVFTLMFSFITVFLTVFLLLGCHDPAQHSTYVTRYQFNKASPLYPVIQNSFAADNATKGLEKVRVYVGYLGVCVRDIPPAYSSESIACFGRKNFTSSPLYDALNIKVFNIPSAKSEDSKNTQLNMLELAHIQVADVMQPYLLSACTILTLLMFFMIVYVLIPMLPSKRVFHIGLVAITPVLVILFSASSIWTHVASTSAKRLIPQASMDIIAISKGKKASSMTWLSCILIILNCIILWAVYIKDRRNEDDEPPQRAEYNKYSRNDYGRYPSDGSTIESKR